A genomic stretch from Penicillium digitatum chromosome 4, complete sequence includes:
- a CDS encoding Citrate lyase beta subunit, putative: protein MAARNTIRRSLLYGKLKLPSHLPRISLLELQKEKKKKKRLAKKQHLIVPGSSQRFLDKSRSLTADCVTYDLEDSVTPHLKAEARSLVRRAIDQAAPPGIRERAVRINSVDSGLALGDLTEVLQSPNLTTIVIPKVNSASDLTFVTDVITHTLSQQSVTERNPISLLALVESAKSLTNLSQICAASPLLQGLVFAAEDFALDLSITRTPSLTEFLFARSAIATAARAADLPSTIDLVCTAYKSEKEDGSPPAMLQEECRDGRRLGFNGKQCIHPSQVKVVDQIFGPDALETEWAMRVVIADEKAAKAGRGAWTLDGKMIDVPVAHKARTIVKKAEACGVDVGALRGEWQHQEPE from the exons ATGGCAGCCCGAAATACTATCCGTCGTTCCCTCCTCTACGGTAAGCTCAAGCTCCCTTCCCATCTTCCCCGCATTTCACTCCTCGAgctccaaaaagaaaagaagaaaaaaaaacgcctaGCTAAGAAGCAACACCTAATAGTCCCCGGCTCCTCCCAACGCTTCCTCGACAAGTCGCGCTCACTTACCGCCGACTGTGTCACCTACGATCTAGAAGACAGCGTGACTCCGCATCTGAAAGCAGAAGCGCGCTCGCTAGTGCGGAGAGCAATCGACCAAGCCGCGCCACCAGGAATTCGGGAACGCGCCGTGCGAATCAACTCCGTAGACAGCGGATTAGCATTGGGTGATTTGACCGAAGTT CTCCAATCACCAAACCTAACAACAATCGTAATTCCCAAAGTCAACTCTGCCTCCGACCTAACATTCGTCACAGACGTCATTACCCACACTCTATCCCAGCAATCAGTAACAGAAAGAAACCCAATCTCACTCCTGGCTCTAGTCGAGTCCGCCAAGTCCCTGACGAATCTCTCTCAGATCTGCGCTGCCTCGCCCTTGCTCCAAGGCCTGGTGTTCGCAGCTGAAGACTTCGCCCTGGACCTGAGCATTACGCGCACGCCCTCACTGACAGAATTCCTATTCGCGCGGTCTGCGATAGCAACTGCTGCGCGGGCGGCGGATCTGCCGTCGACGATTGACCTCGTCTGTACGGCGTACAAGTCTGAGAAAGAGGATGGGTCGCCGCCGGCTATGCTGCAGGAGGAGTGTCGAGATGGGCGCCGGTTGGGATTCAATGGGAAACAGTGTATTCATCCGTCGCAGGTGAAGGTTGTGGATCAGATCTTTGGGCCGGATGCGCTGGAGACTGAGTGGGCTATGCGGGTTGTTATTGCGGATGAGAAGGCTGCGAAGGCGGGGAGGGGCGCTTGGACGCTTGATGGGAAGATGATTGATGTCCCTGTTGCCCATAAGGCTAGGACTATTGTTAAGAAGGCGGAGGCTTGTGGGGTTGATGTTGGTGCTTTGAGAGGGGAGTGGCAGCACCAGGAGCCGGAGTAG
- a CDS encoding putative zinc knuckle transcription factor (CnjB): MDQGQGGQGDLNWRLSAHPITLLVFLSIRIGALMMYLFGVLFIDNFILVFIFTLLLLSADFYYLKNIAGRRLVGLRWWNEVDTSTGDSQWVFESSDPNIRTVTATDKRFFWLSLYITPALWVGLAILAIVRLVGVIWLSLIVIALILTITNTVAFSRCDKFGQASTYANSALGGGIVNNIASGLLGRLFR, translated from the exons ATGGACCAAGGACAAGGAGGCCAAGGTGACCTCAACTGGCGCCTTAGCGCGCACCCGATCACGCTACTTGTCTTCTTGAGCATTCGGATCG GTGCGCTAATGATGTATCTATTTGGTGTACTCTTCATCGATAACTT CATCCTCGTATTCATTTTCACCCTTTTACTCCTCTCCGCGGATTTCTACTACCTCAAAAACATTGCGGGACGCCGGCTGGTCGGTCTACGTTGGTGGAACGAGGTCGACACCTCGACCGGCGACTCGCAGTGGGTCTTTGAATCATCCGATCCCAACATTCGCACTGTGACGGCCACCGACAagcggttcttctggctgAGCTTGTATATCACACCAGCTTTGTGGGTAGGCCTTGCGATACTGGCAATTGTGAGACTTGTCGGTGTCATTTGGCTTAGTCTAATTG TTATTGCACTCATTCTGACTATCACGAATACCGTGGCATTTTCTCGCTGTGACAAGTTTGGCCAGGCCTCCACATATGCCAACTCGGCTCTGGGCGGTGGTATTGTGAACAATATCGCTAGCGGCCTGCTGGGCAGGCTATTCCGATAA
- a CDS encoding MFS transporter, putative, whose amino-acid sequence MSQDPQEIPPSALCSYTDNNNQATKMFTEHQHAPVRVDKQPVVEEIPEQPEASQSQASSDDESVDYSVANIERIYRKLDRRIISAFWILYFLCSAIRSNVGLAQTMNADSGHDLASVLNLSRHQISTGLALFYVCYVIFDLPSNLIMTRLSPHVWMSRIVVSVGLIGSCLAAMKAAWSFYLLRLLLGIVTAGMWPGMTYYLTLFYPPSRIGKRIGQYFTASQVSAAVVGLVSAGFQKMDGTQGLVGFQWMFLIYGVITVALGFALLWWLPDRPTPPGEPAPQRSWVMRWVPTTAPALKGADAAVHYHDLQRVYHSSAWTLRDLLAVFMDWRLYPLLVMYFGVVGVGIGVQLYANVIIKAIDPTLSDISLSLLTAPIWIMDLIAILLVTPLSDRFHRHRAIFFSIPVLLQILGLLLTSYAGTDANPWPRYGGLLIVGFGLGPTVPITMTWTTEVFQPRHGELGVAAASAVVSGLGNLGSILTTYALYSGWKSDYEAPGREKYRKSNLVMIGILAASILSAALMEVMLRFVDGRYRGDRDDGAVDGAARREVRQRGFHGIGAAFTRWLRLGR is encoded by the exons ATGAGCCAAGATCCACAAGAA ATTC CTCCATCCG CGCTTTG tTCATACACAGATAATAATAATCAAGCGACAAAGATGTTCACCGAACATCAACATGCACCAGTCAGGGTTGACAAGCAACCGGTGGTGGAGGAAATCCCCGAGCAGCCAGAAGCGTCGCAAAGCCAGGCATCCTCAGACGACGAGTCCGTGGACTACAGCGTAGCTAACATCGAACGAATCTACCG AAAATTGGACCGTCGCATCATCTCCGCATTCTGGATCCTCTACTTCCTCTGTTCAGCCATTCGGTCAAATGTAGGCCTGGCACAGACAATGAATGCCGACTCCGGTCACGACCTTGCAAGCGTGCTCAACCTATCCCGGCACCAGATCTCAACCGGTCTTGCCCTCTTCTACGTCTGCTACGTGATCTTCGACCTCCCCTCAAACCTAATCATGACCCGCCTAAGCCCTCACGTCTGGATGAGCCGCATTGTGGTCAGCGTAGGCCTAATCGGAAGTTGTCTCGCGGCCATGAAGGCGGCATGGAGCTTCTA cctcctccgcctcctcctgGGGATCGTCACAGCAGGCATGTGGCCGGGCATGACATACTATCTAACCCTATTCTACCCCCCGTCACGCATCGGCAAACGGATTGGACAATACTTCACAGCCTCGCAGGTCTCCGCCGCCGTAGTCGGGCTCGTCTCCGCCGGTTTCCAAAAAATGGACGGTACCCAAGGCCTCGTCGGCTTCCAGTGGATGTTCCTCATCTACGGTGTCATCACCGTCGCCCTAGGCTTCGCCCTCCTATGGTGGCTCCCAGATCGACCCACGCCGCCCGGTGAGCCCGCGCCCCAACGGTCCTGGGTGATGCGCTGGGTACCGACCACCGCACCCGCGCTGAAGGGTGCCGACGCCGCCGTGCACTATCACGATCTACAGCGAGTGTATCACTCATCCGCGTGGACGCTGCGGGATCTGCTCGCGGTGTTCATGGATTGGAGACTTTATCCGCTCCTGGTGATGTACTTTGGTGTTGTgggtgttggcattggcgtGCAGTTGTACGCGAACGTGATTATCAAGGCTATTGACCCAACTTTGAGTGATATTTCATTGAGTCTGTTGACGGCTCCGATTTGGATT ATGGACCTTATCGCCATCCTTCTCGTAACCCCGCTCTCAGACCGCTTCCACCGCCACCGCGCAATCTTCTTCTCAATCCCCGTCCTTCTCCAGATCCTCGGCCTCCTCCTAACAAGCTATGCGGGAACCGACGCAAATCCCTGGCCGCGGTATGGCGGACTTCTAATCGTTGGATTCGGGCTCGGCCCCACAGTCCCGATCACGATGACCTGGACGACGGAGGTATTCCAGCCCCGACACGGCGAGCTCGGCGTCGCTGCTGCGTCGGCTGTTGTCTCCGGCCTCGGTAATCTGGGCAGTATCCTCACGACGTATGCGCTCTATTCCGGCTGGAAGAGCGATTACGAGGCTCCCGGGCGTGAGAAGTATAGGAAGAGTAACCTCGTCATGATTGGTATTCTGGCGGCGAGTATTCTCTCGGCCGCGCTCATGGAGGTTATGTTACGCTTTGTTGATGGGAGGTATCGTGGGGATAGGGATGATGGGGCGGTTGATGGGGCTGCGAGGCGGGAGGTGCGTCAGCGTGGGTTCCATGGTATTGGGGCTGCTTTTACGCGTTGGTTGAGGCTGGGAAGGTGA
- a CDS encoding Zinc finger, CCHC-type, with the protein MSAQQPQSLTHLRCGGSGHRTRQCPNGLAPLRQRDNNAGHGSDAYGKYGSDNGGRYGENAGGGNSAYYNRGQEGHSKTECTVPRKMGACFNCGQEGHSKAECPNLRVFKGTCRICEKEGHPAVDCPERPPDVCKNCQAQGHKTMECKENRKFDLNLVADMLPHEAWAAMKKASDERDLDDFREALKIYSKAVPHATWGDIERKMREDKFNIYIIAMEAEVDDVMSLIDLQGVLDRKFVIGFFFSPKASRGHLRDRWPADAEENVQRMNNAGIPYERKVPKCLNCGGLGHISRSCKEERADGNERVEIKCSNCDGLGHRVRDCREQRKNKHGCRNCGSVEHVAVDCPEPPSASNVECRKCNETGHFAKDCPNGADRGPRTCRNCGSEDHIARDCDQPRDVSTVTCHNCEKTGHYSRDCDRPKDWSKVQCKNCGEMGHTVVRCRQPSKDEKPQDETAFSPGSPMREEPDLLGPEASEDPFEFKRHDDNNDLW; encoded by the exons ATGTCCGCCCAACAACCTCAGTCACTCACACACTTAAGATGCGGTGGATCTGGCCACAGGACTCGCCAGTGCCCGAATGGCTTGGCTCCTCTGAGACAGAGAGACAACAATGCAGG ACATGGAAGCGATGCCTATGGCAAATACGGTAGTGACAATGGTGGAAGATATGGTGAAAACGCTGGTGGGGGCAACAGCGCTTACTACAACCGCGGCCAGGAAGG CCATAGCAAAACCGAGTGTACCGTGCCCCGCAAGATGGGCGCATGCTTCAACTGTGGCCAAGAAGG TCACTCCAAGGCCGAGTGCCCTAACCTGCGTGTGTTCAAGGGCACCTGCCGTATTTGCGAAAAGGAAGGTCACCCAGCTGTTGATTGTCCCGAGAGACCCCCCGATGTTTGCAAGAACTGCCAGGCTCAAGGCCACAAGACGATGGAATGCAAGGAGAATCGCAAGTTCGATCTCAATCTTGTTGCCGACATGCTTCCCCACGAAGCTTGGGCTGCAATGAAGAAAGCCAGCGATGAAAGGGATCTTGATGATTTCCGCGAG GCACTCAAAATCTACTCCAAGGCAGTTCCCCACGCCACTTGGGGTGACATCGAGAGAAAAATGCGAGAAGACAAGTTCAACATCTACATAATTGCTATG GAGGCTGAAGTTGATGATGTCATGAGCCTGATCGATCTCCAGGGAGTACTTGATCGTAAATTCGTGATTGGGTTCTTTTTTAGCCCTAAGGCGTCGCGTGGTCACCTTCGAGACCGTTGGCCTGCGGATGCCGAGGAGAACGTCCAACGCATGAACAACGCTGGTATTCCCTATGAGCGCAAGGTGCCTAAGTGTCTGAACTGTGGAG GGTTGGGCCATATCTCACGCAGTTGCAAGGAGGAGCGCGCCGACGGCAACGAGCGTGTGGAAATCAAGTGCTCAAACTGTGATGGGCTTGGACATCGTGTGCGTGATTGCAGAGAGCAGCGCAAGAACAAGCATGGTTGCCGTAACTGCGG ATCTGTGGAGCACGTTGCTGTTGACTGCCCCGAGCCTCCATCTGCGTCTAATGTTGAATGCCGGAAGTGCAACGAGA CTGGTCATTTTGCCAAAGATTGCCCCAACGGTGCTGATCGTGGCCCTCGCACCTGCCGCAATTGTGG ATCCGAAGATCACATTGCTCGCGACTGTGATCAGCCTCGTGACGTTTCGACCGTTACCTGCCATAACTGCGAAAAGA CTGGACACTACTCTCGAGATTGCGATCGGCCGAAAGACTGGTCGAAGGTGCAATGCAAAAACTGTGGAGAGA TGGGCCACACCGTCGTCCGTTGCCGCCAGCCGTCCAAGGACGAAAAACCTCAAGACGAAACTGCGTTCTCTCCCGGCTCCCCCATGCGCGAAGAACCCGATCTGCTGGGCCCAGAGGCCAGCGAGGATCCGTTCGAATTCAAGCGCCATGATGACAATAATGACCTGTGGTAA
- a CDS encoding MFS monosaccharide transporter, putative: MKPFFGLRGTSLNIMIGVIAGLDFLLFGYDQGVMGGLLTLNSFITVFPEIDTTNSKSSTGNNATTQGITIASYNLGCFFGAIFCIWIGNYLGRRKTIFTGSIIMVIGATLQASAYSLPHFIVGRIVTGIGNGMNTSTVPTWQSECSKSHHRGKLVMLEGSLIAAGITISYWLDLGFSFLDPSSVAWRFPIAFQNVFALIILVFVLPLPESPRWLILKGREEEALDVLAAILDLDESDPYVHSEFSAIKDAVLAASSVSFRDLLTMDENRHFHRVVLAYVNQMFQQISGINLITYYAAFIYENSLGMNGLTSRILAACNGTEYFLASLIPIVIIEKVGRRVLMLIGAAGMSISMAVLAITTSFEGETKPGIAAAVFLFVFNTFFALGWLGMTWLYPAEIVPLRIRAPANALATSGNWIFNFMVVMVTPVAFDTIKYKTYIIFAVINAFIFPVVYFFYPETAYRSLEEMDTIFHKTSSVFTVVSVARNEPHRYGKKGELLINYEDTEEHLHRASYVSEKNKLPSEMDDLATGKGTHVEHRKDSSSDRSQAP, translated from the exons ATGAAGCCATTCTTCGGCCTTCGGGGCACGAGTCTGAATATCATGATCGGTGTTATTGCCGGTCTTGATTTCTT ATTATTTGGATATGATCA AGGAGTTATGGGAGGTCTATTGACATTGAACTCATTTATTACGGTCTTCCCCGAGATTGACACCACCAATTCGAAATCATCGACGGGTAACAATGCAACTACACAGG GAATTACTATCGCTTCTTACAACTTGGGCTGTTTCTTCGGCGCAATCTTCTGTATTTGGATTGGAAACTACCTTGGTCGTCGTAAGACGATCTTCACCGGCTCGATCATCATGGTAATCGGGGCTACACTACAGGCCAGTGCTTACTCCTTGCCGCACTTTATTGTTGGCCGTATCGTCACTGGTATCGGCAACGGCATGAACACCTCTACTGTCCCTACATGGCAATCTG AATGCTCCAAGTCCCACCACCGGGGAAAACTCGTCATGCTCGAGGGTTCCTTGATTGCAGCTGGAATTACCATCAGTTACTGGCTTGATCTTGGATTCTCCTTCCTTGACCCTAGCTCGGTTGCATGGCGTTTCCCAATTGCCTTCCAGAACGTCTTCGCACTTATCATCTTAGTTTTCGTGCTACCGCTCCCTGAATCACCTCGATGGTTGATCCTCAAGGGCCGCGAAGAGGAGGCTCTGGATGTTCTTGCCGCGATCCTAGACTTAGATGAGAGCGATCCCTATGTTCACTCGGAATTCTCCGCTATCAAGGATGCCGTCCTGGCTGCCTCGAGTGTCAGCTTCCGTGACTTGCTCACTATGGATGAGAACCGTCATTTTCACCGTGTTGTACTCGCCTACGTCAACCAGATGTTCCAACAAATCTCGGGTATCAACCTGATTACTTACTACGCTGCCTTCATTTATGAGAACTCTCTTGGTATGAATGGCCTGACATCGCGCATTCTAGCTGCCTGTAACGGCACTGAATATTTCTTGGCGTCTTTAATCCCTATTGTCATTATTGAAAAAGTGGGCCGACGAGTTCTAATGTTGATCGGTGCTGCTGGTATGTCGATTTCCATGGCCGTCTTGGCCATCACCACTAGTTTTGAGGGCGAGACCAAGCCTGGCATTGCCGCTGCCGTGTTTTTGTTTGTCTTCAACACATTCTTTGCCTTGGGCTGGCTGGGAATGACCTGGCTATATCCCGCTGAGATT GTGCCTCTAAGAATCCGTGCTCCTGCCAACGCACTCGCAACATCGGGCAACTggatcttcaatttcatgGTTGTCATGGTAACACCTGTTGCGTTCGACACTATCAAGTACAAGACGTATATTATCTTTGCCGTCAT CAATGCATTCATCTTCCCCGTTGTTTATTTCTTCTACCCTGAGACAGCCTATCGATCCCTGGAGGAGATGGACACAATCTTCCACAAGACATCCAGCGTCTTCACTGTCGTATCGGTCGCCCGCAACGAGCCCCATCGCTATGGTAAGAAGGGCGAGCTTCTCATCAACTACGAGGACACCGAGGAGCACCTGCACCGCGCTAGCTATGTCTCAGAGAAGAACAAGCTGCCTAGTGAGATGGACGATCTGGCGACTGGAAAGGGTACCCATGTTGAGCACCGCAAGGATAGCTCATCTGATCGTAGTCAAGCCCCCTGA
- a CDS encoding Zinc finger, CCCH-type, producing the protein MIPDELLEKCLQILQDQALDEEEQVEKVEDFLRANTSLTGVPLENVVLDILWRHRNRNLPDASPPARHTVIRRSSPAPWQMVRSSTPLSPHSTLGTSPGSSSWVQSSRGPFARPPLSSTVSPFTSPRPSPRLALAQPIPHSPNLNAYEFSDQSQISDFYGDLGGDNNVDWLVADDANSTTSSAGGLSTPGTLSATAVEFVPDMSPHDILRTVLGDKRSNNEIEAALEANSYDLGATIASLSQEIESEAIAKQHEDGRVLVGKSMTMEQLRPVTPLGSSRSPVVCKYWLSTGQCLRADCRFSHDLTTHVCKYWVMGNCLAGDGCPFSHDPSALIGNLSVTDSSRPASPSLFQVDSGSDAFPPLQAADNGDQWPNQYTGRYPSHLSAYQASKYAPPGLLPGVGKRNGSATHLGRPSSRPSSRHQNRELNPAAPSVDDPDAFPTLAAVNAKNVGKKHHGKRGGHNNRETSMGKDSFPSSLADVVRMTPSPVPGKTKSASKNKDTKGRENSAAAQSIPPPQNIPWLETGTRANQQYIKYRTEAIRHGTVRNKFLQSAAQAWNRNDARAAKALSLRGQAENDAMRRCHREAARQLYEERNQHLSHKGLDESSEELYVDLHGLHPEEAIEYLEKILLKHAREGLRVVYAITGTGHHSKNGKDKIGKAVKAWLNEWRYLFREFSVPGERGGYVGGILGIDPTSYDKSVAKELTSELMEANAGGEPPILTMGKIHLLKREEIETQDQ; encoded by the exons ATGATTCCCGACGAGCTTCTTGAAAAATGTCTCCAGATCCTGCAGGATCAGGcactggatgaagaagagcagGTGGAGAAAGTGGAAGACTTCTTGCGCGCAAACACATCCTTGACGGGTGTACCCTTGGAGAATGTGGTATTGGATATCCTCTGGCGCCATCGCAACCGAAACTTGCCAGACGCATCGCCTCCAGCCCGTCACACCGTGATTCGTCGCTCATCGCCTGCACCATGGCAGATGGTTCGATCATCCACACCACTATCCCCTCATTCGACGTTGGGAACAAGCCCTGGAAGTTCCTCGTGGGTGCAAAGCTCTCGCGGGCCATTCGCGCGGCCTCCGCTATCTTCTACTGTCTCTCCATTTACCTCTCCACGCCCATCGCCTCGGCTTGCTCTTGCGCAGCCTATCCCGCATTCCCCAAATCTAAACGCCTATGAATTCTCGGACCAAAGCCAGATTTCTGACTTCTATGGAGACCTTGGGGGCGACAACAATGTTGACTGGCTAGTCGCAGATGATGCCAACAGTACAACCTCGTCTGCGGGCGGTCTCAGCACCCCCGGGACACTCAGCGCTACCGCAGTTGAATTTGTTCCAGACATGAGCCCACATGATATCCTGCGCACGGTGCTGGGCGACAAGCGATCAAACAATGAGATAGAAGCTGCGCTGGAGGCCAACAGTTATGATCTTGGTGCCACCATTGCTTCGCTCTCGCAGGAGATAGAATCTGAGGCGATTGCAAAACAACACGAGGACGGCCGTGTTTTGGTTGGCAAGTCCATGACGATGGAGCAATTACGCCCAGTCACACCATTGGGTAGCAGTCGCAGCCCTGTGGTCTGTAAATACTGGTTGTCTACTGGACAATGCCTCCGAGCGGACTGTCGTTTCAGCCATGACCTGACCACACATGTGTGCAA ATATTGGGTTATGGGAAATTGTCTAGCTGGTGATGGATGTCCCTTCTCACACGATCCGTCAGCGCTTATCGGCAATCTCAGTGTCACGGACAGTAGTCGACCAGCTTCGCCCTCCCTGTTCCAGGTAGACAGCGGTTCTGATGCATTCCCGCCCCTGCAAGCGGCAGATAACGGTGACCAATGGCCAAATCAGTACACAGGACGTTACCCTTCCCATCTTTCTGCTTATCAAGCCAGCAAATATGCGCCTCCCGGCCTCCTTCCTGGAGTGGgaaaaagaaatggaagCGCAACTCATCTCGGGCGCCCGAGCTCCCGTCCATCTAGCCGCCACCAGAATCGGGAGTTGAATCCTGCTGCACCATCTGTAGACGATCCAGATGCCTTTCCAACTCTTGCCGCGGTCAATGCGAAGAATGTTGGGAAAAAGCATCATGGGAAACGGGGCGGTCATAATAACCGCGAGACCAGTATGGGCAAAGATAGCTTCCCTTCATCTCTGGCAGATGTTGTTCGAATGACCCCGTCTCCTGTTCCCGGAAAAACCAAATCTGCCTCCAAAAACAAAGACACGAAGGGTCGCGAGAACAGTGCTGCAGCTCAGTCGATTCCACCCCCGCAAAACATTCCCTGGCTGGAGACAGGTACACGGGCCAATCAACAATACATCAAATACCGGACAGAGGCTATTCGGCACGGCACTGTGCGAAACAAGTTCCTCCAGAG TGCTGCCCAAGCATGGAACCGCAATGATGCACGAGCTGCCAAAGCTTTGTCGTTGCGCGGTCAGGCCGAGAACGATGCGATGCGCAGGTGTCATCGGGAGGCCGCACGCCAGCTTTATGAAGAACGTAATCAACATCTCTCTCACAAGGGATTGGATGAATCTTCGGAAGAACTCTATGTTGATCTCCACGGTCTTCACCCAGAAGAGGCTATTGAATATCTCGAGAAGATCCTGCTCAAGCATGCTCGAGAAGGCCTCCGGGTGGTATATGCCATCACAGGCACTGGTCATCACTCGAAGAACGGCAAAGATAAAATCGGCAAGGCCGTTAAAGCATGGCTGAACGAGTGGCGGTACTTGTTCCGGGAATTCAGTGTACCCGGTGAGCGAGGCGGTTATGTTGGAGGGATTCTCGGCATCGATCCAACCAGTTATGACAAGTCAGTGGCCAAGGAGCTGACTAGTGAATTGATGGAGGCCAACGCTGGCGGAGAGCCTCCCATCCTGACTATGGGCAAGATCCATTTGCTCAAGCGCGAAGAAATAGAGACCCAAGATCAATGA